Proteins encoded together in one Musa acuminata AAA Group cultivar baxijiao chromosome BXJ3-6, Cavendish_Baxijiao_AAA, whole genome shotgun sequence window:
- the LOC135640232 gene encoding F-box protein At1g67340-like, producing the protein MAIRSFRLAKTLLLCVCLCIYGGLVALLLRRPSPIRAANESAMRTRRGVCYPRPQWRAEEPEEEEVEGRRRKRPRRVPAGEAAADEPARMMAAEGVAGEMPDFFDSLPDELVVSILCKLSASAARPADLVGVRITCKRLNELGSDPLALAMASMKSLAVRAKNWSESAHEFLKHCADAGNLEACYILGMIRFYCLQNRGSGASLMARAAMGSHAAALYSLAVIQFNGSGGSKDDKDLRAGVALCARAAVLGHVDALREVGHCLQDGYGVRRNVAEGRRFLIQANARELAAVLNSSPAWKRHGDALASGCSLLSDFGCNVPAPEAHPANRFMAEWFAARGASGWPREDGLRLCSHIGCGRREMRRHEFRRCSVCGVVNYCSRACQALHWKLAHKAECAPMDRWLDAAAAAGAPPEVGGGEMMMMMMLN; encoded by the exons ATGGCGATACGGTCATTTCGTTTGGCTAAGACACTCCTGCTTTGTGTATGCCTGTGTATATACGGTGGTCTTGTCGCTCTCCTCCTGAGGCGTCCTTCGCCCATCCGCGCAGCCAACGAGAGCGCCATGCGGACGAGGAGAGGCGTCTGCTACCCCAGGCCGCAGTGGAGAGCCGAGgagccggaggaggaggaggtggagggtaGGAGAAGGAAGAGGCCGCGGCGGGTCCCTGCCGGAGAAGCAGCGGCGGACGAACCCGCGAGGATGATGGCCGCTGAGGGCGTCGCTGGGGAGATGCCAGACTTCTTCGACTCCCTCCCTGACGAACTCGTCGTCTCCATCCTCTGCAAGCTGAGCGCCTCTGCCGCTCGCCCCGCTGACCTCGTTGGCGTCCGGATAAC ATGCAAGAGGCTGAACGAATTGGGATCCGATCCCCTGGCTCTTGCCATGGCGTCCATGAAATCGCTCGCGGTTAGGGCCAAGAACTGGTCGGAGTCGGCACACGAGTTCTTGAAGCACTGCGCCGACGCCGGAAATCTGGAGGCCTGTTACATCCTCGGCATG ATCCGTTTCTACTGCCTGCAGAACCGGGGGAGCGGTGCGTCGCTGATGGCGCGGGCGGCGATGGGCTCCCACGCCGCGGCGCTGTACTCGCTGGCGGTCATCCAGTTCAATGGCAGTGGAGGCTCCAAGGACGACAAGGACCTCCGCGCCGGGGTCGCCCTGTGCGCCCGCGCGGCCGTCCTCGGCCACGTGGACGCGCTCCGGGAGGTCGGCCACTGTCTACAGGACGGCTACGGCGTCCGCCGGAATGTCGCCGAGGGCCGGCGCTTCCTCATCCAGGCCAACGCCCGGGAGCTCGCCGCCGTCCTCAACTCCTCCCCTGCCTGGAAACGCCACGGCGACGCGCTGGCCTCCGGCTGCTCCCTCCTGAGCGACTTCGGCTGCAACGTGCCGGCGCCCGAGGCCCACCCGGCCAACCGGTTCATGGCGGAGTGGTTCGCGGCAAGGGGCGCCAGCGGGTGGCCGAGGGAGGATGGCCTCCGCCTCTGCTCACACATCGGCTGCGGCCGGCGGGAGATGAGGCGGCACGAGTTCCGGCGCTGCTCTGTCTGCGGCGTCGTCAACTACTGCTCGCGGGCGTGCCAGGCGCTCCACTGGAAGCTAGCGCACAAGGCCGAGTGCGCTCCCATGGATCGATGGCTCGATGCCGCCGCCGCGGCCGGAGCCCCACCGGAGGTTGGTGGCggtgagatgatgatgatgatgatgttgaattGA